A single region of the Saprospiraceae bacterium genome encodes:
- a CDS encoding PAS domain S-box protein: MPYLRQFLDRGIQTNYDDIQRLRLRMFNFDTLMGILLPAMAFLISFYYGFYSTTSILTLTLFVGLSVIAYFLNSHFYHASAAIFFLACISIALITVTFVFGKDSELHFFFLPVSISSFIYYLRWKSMVWFFFAIQLMAFLFLYYLPFEPYFHWEEAKVNIIAKSNMALVTLLLGTKIITFAQFSLQLMVQLQDREAKFRNIFENSQVGIAIAEHMDSFSEVNPAFCQMLGYHREEFLNLSFQRITAPEDLALSVAQVKKIMANPHETVKVQKSYLHKAGYRIRATSVLTGIHNKEGHFKGIMVNTQDVTEQYEAEKALKDSNALLSATLESTADGILAIDLNDQITRYNQKFLDIWNIPVSLMEKNKRQLVIAYVKEQLTDANAFMQSIKTYYTTPDIVQFDVLDFKDGRIIERYTQPQWIDNQIVGRVISFRDVTARKQQEQIIQQNIDLLNQKNQELEKYIESNLQLENFAYIASHDLKAPVRTIISFSQLLKRSAEERLLDNEKDFLGFIIGATRNMQDLIEALLRYARVNTQEHRPSTIQIRQLVQEIEGELHAVLDETQAIIQIADLPNTILGDATKIRQLFQNLIQNAIKFQHPGIKPIVHISGIEAEKHWTFAVADNGIGIEAAFHEKIFLLFRKLHNNETYTGTGIGLALCKKIVEHHQGEIWLESTPGKGTTFYFTIKKAEPDYASSAF; the protein is encoded by the coding sequence ATGCCCTATTTAAGGCAATTCCTGGATCGAGGAATTCAAACAAACTATGACGATATCCAAAGATTGAGATTAAGAATGTTTAATTTCGATACGCTCATGGGTATTCTTCTTCCTGCTATGGCCTTTTTAATATCGTTTTACTATGGCTTTTATAGCACAACCTCTATTCTAACCCTTACACTCTTTGTAGGATTGAGTGTTATAGCCTATTTTTTAAACAGCCATTTTTATCATGCCTCGGCAGCCATTTTTTTTCTTGCCTGTATTTCAATTGCCCTAATTACGGTCACCTTTGTATTTGGAAAAGACTCGGAATTGCATTTCTTTTTTCTTCCGGTCAGCATTAGTTCTTTTATTTATTACCTAAGGTGGAAATCAATGGTCTGGTTTTTTTTCGCTATCCAATTAATGGCTTTCCTTTTTTTGTACTATTTACCTTTTGAGCCTTATTTTCATTGGGAAGAAGCCAAGGTAAATATTATAGCAAAATCCAATATGGCACTCGTCACCCTATTATTGGGGACCAAGATTATAACCTTTGCGCAATTTTCTCTTCAGCTAATGGTACAGTTGCAAGACCGAGAAGCCAAATTCCGAAATATTTTTGAAAACAGTCAAGTTGGCATTGCCATTGCCGAACACATGGATTCCTTCTCTGAAGTAAATCCTGCTTTTTGCCAGATGTTAGGCTACCATCGGGAGGAATTTTTGAACCTATCCTTTCAGCGTATAACGGCACCGGAAGATTTAGCGCTTTCGGTGGCCCAAGTCAAAAAAATCATGGCGAACCCCCATGAAACAGTAAAAGTGCAAAAAAGCTATTTGCATAAAGCAGGATACCGCATTAGAGCAACTAGTGTACTGACGGGAATTCATAATAAAGAGGGACATTTTAAAGGAATTATGGTAAATACCCAAGATGTAACGGAACAGTACGAGGCTGAAAAGGCCTTAAAAGATTCTAATGCCTTGCTGTCTGCTACTTTGGAAAGTACTGCCGATGGTATTTTAGCGATTGACTTGAATGATCAAATTACCCGATATAATCAGAAGTTTTTGGATATCTGGAATATTCCAGTTAGCCTGATGGAAAAAAATAAACGTCAGTTGGTGATAGCTTATGTAAAAGAACAATTGACGGATGCCAATGCTTTTATGCAATCGATCAAAACCTATTATACCACGCCTGATATTGTGCAATTTGACGTCTTGGACTTTAAAGATGGCCGAATCATTGAACGATATACCCAACCTCAGTGGATCGATAACCAGATTGTAGGAAGGGTCATTAGCTTCCGAGATGTAACTGCCAGGAAACAACAAGAACAAATTATACAACAAAATATTGACCTACTGAATCAAAAAAACCAAGAGCTGGAAAAGTACATTGAATCCAATTTGCAACTAGAAAATTTCGCCTATATCGCCTCCCATGACCTCAAGGCGCCCGTAAGGACTATCATTAGTTTTTCTCAGCTTTTGAAGCGCTCTGCCGAAGAAAGGCTGCTTGACAATGAAAAAGACTTTTTAGGCTTTATCATTGGCGCTACCCGCAATATGCAGGACTTGATTGAAGCGCTCTTGAGATATGCCAGGGTAAATACGCAGGAACACCGCCCGTCGACGATCCAAATACGCCAATTGGTTCAGGAGATCGAAGGCGAACTTCATGCTGTTCTCGACGAAACACAGGCGATCATTCAGATAGCAGACCTTCCTAATACCATTCTAGGAGATGCCACCAAAATTCGGCAATTATTCCAAAACCTTATTCAAAATGCCATTAAATTCCAACATCCTGGAATAAAGCCCATTGTACATATCAGTGGAATAGAGGCGGAAAAGCACTGGACCTTTGCCGTCGCTGATAATGGGATCGGAATTGAAGCCGCCTTTCATGAAAAGATCTTTTTGCTCTTCCGAAAATTACACAACAATGAAACCTATACTGGAACGGGTATTGGCTTAGCCTTGTGCAAGAAAATTGTAGAGCATCACCAAGGGGAAATTTGGCTGGAATCGACCCCAGGTAAAGGCACAACCTTTTATTTTACTATAAAAAAAGCTGAGCCAGACTATGCCAGCTCAGCTTTTTAA